One part of the Prunus persica cultivar Lovell chromosome G5, Prunus_persica_NCBIv2, whole genome shotgun sequence genome encodes these proteins:
- the LOC18777988 gene encoding uncharacterized protein LOC18777988, translated as MADVRGSTRWSTSTIGLRRKVVPFSEWMEDSKAHYLLLQLPNFKKGEVKVEVNDSAGHVTISGGRQVNKENESGSSEEEEEEEDEVESFDEEESESDQSSEDEMYFVEIKNEFEYFEEKFSIPPNSDANMITAKLEGETLYIIIPKVGATENDTQYTNVQGLFLRPENDGHYSNILLGNGHVLFSLENIRKWDEHEDGVLRMAMEMLSKKKRMILTAATATAVVAFSLGMLVSHQTFQSRGGE; from the exons ATGGCAGATGTTAGAGGATCCACAAGATGGTCGACATCAACAATAGGCCTTCGTCGAAAAGTTGTACCTTTCTCAGAGTGGATGGAGGACTCCAAAGCCCATTATCTCCTCCTTCAACTTCCAA ATTTCAAAAAGGGGGAGGTGAAGGTCGAGGTCAATGACTCAGCTGGCCATGTAACAATCAGCGGAGGAAGGCAAGTGAATAAAGAGAACGAATCTGGGTCTtctgaggaggaggaggaggaggaggatgaagTTGAGTCTTTTGATGAGGAGGAGAGTGAATCTGATCAGTCTTCTGAGGATGAAATGTATTTTGTGGAGATTAAGAATGAATTTGAGTATTTTGAGGAGAAATTTTCCATTCCGCCAAACTCAGATGCCAATATGATCACGGCAAAATTGGAGGGTGAGACGCTCTATATCATTATACCAAAGGTAGGAGCAACAGAAAATGATACACAGTATACAAATGTCCAAGGCTTATTCTTAAGACCCGAAAATGATGGACACTACTCAAACATATTATTAGGAAATGGCCATGTATTGTTCTCTCtagaaaatataaggaaatGGGATGAGCATGAAGATGGAGTTTTAAGGATGGCAATGGAGATGTtgagcaaaaagaaaaggatgatTTTAACCGCCGCGACCGCCACCGCCGTTGTAGCATTTTCATTAGGGATGCTAGTTTCTCATCAGACGTTCCAATCAAGAGGAGGAGAATGA